Part of the Anoplopoma fimbria isolate UVic2021 breed Golden Eagle Sablefish chromosome 4, Afim_UVic_2022, whole genome shotgun sequence genome, TAAAGCAGCTCGGCCAAGCAGTCCAGACAACTGCAGCAAAGCAGGTTAGCTaacacataaagacacacactgacacacacacacacacacacaaatgcagacaGCAAAGATGCAGATTTGGTcaatttatttgtctttttcttaatGTCCTTTGTAGGACTCTTCTGTCCCAGCAGATGGAGGCCAGCCAGTGTGTTCATTGGTTGATAAGGGAGTGAATATCGTGTCATTCGTGCCTTTTAAACAACACACCGTTTCCAGCTTTGTAAGTACAATCTTATTTtctatcttttaaaaaaattatatttgtttcctgatatccccctttttttatttgtggataATTCTTGCTCTCCTCTTTTAGGATTTGGGACTGTCTACAGCTCGAGGAAGGGGTCGATGTAAGAACCCGTCCTGTGACTATATGTACAAGAACAGACACAAACCTGCAGTGTGCCCTAAATGTGGCTGTGAGCTGACCCAGAGGAACGCCAAGGGAACAAAGGTGAAAGCTTACATCCTCCAAAATGTGTAGGATTAGTTTTCAGCTGTATCTCTTGCCCTTGACCCCCTTCATGAGTCTCAGAACAGCCTTGGATCCCTTAGCACTTGCCTCTAAGCATCAATAAATCTCCACTTAAGGATGATGACAACAGGCCTTTCATGTTAAGTCATTAATCTTTGCACTAGAAGTAGGTTACATAGACCTGGTCTAAATCATCTAATAGCTGGGATCCTGAAAATTAATTTGAGATGCATCTCAGCACCGTGTGTCAAGTTGTTCTAGTCATAAATCagaaataaagttgaattaattgattaaaaaaaaaactaaatctggtACTAaatctaacctttttttttaccacttgaGAATTCATATAAATGATCTCTATTTGAAGGGTTTGACATTTGGAGATTCCTGCAGGAATTGCATTTTTCGGCAATTAGAGAGGAGCAATTTTGCTCTAGTATCTGCTCAGAAACGCCCTTATCGTCAATATACCTAGGAAAGCTATACATGTTCTGAATGCCCCAAGTCCTTTGTTTGACTCCCCAATCGTAATTGCAATACCAGTTTTCCCTCGTCAACATTTAGCCTTTGGAGCGTTATTCAGCCCCCTTTGAAGCAGCTGGTACCAACGGATTCATTGGGTCGTGTGTTTCCATATGACACCAGTATCTTCTCTCCAGCTTTAAGACTGAGCCCACTACAGCCTCTTAAAGCCAGTGATATTGGTCATCACATGGGTCTCAGAGGGTTAACGAcgatctctttttttccttttctcagtCTGAGACTCTGCTCGATCCGTACCAGGCCCTGAGTCCTGCTCAGAAGGAAATCCAGCGCCAAAATACCCTGCAGTTACTGCACCGTTCCCTGCAGATTCCTGAGAGCGAGACTGAGCTGCAGGAAACGTTGACCCTCATCCAGGAGCTCAACAGTCTCCAGATCGTCCTGGTCCAACCGTGTGGACAGGAGCATGATGACAACATGGAGACGGAGACGCTGGTAGAGTCTGGGTGGCCTCAGTTCTACGAGTCAGCAGCAACTCACTGTGGCCTGTGTAACTATCCTCTCTTTAAAGGAGGTCAGAGGTGAGAAGATCTATATTCTAACCAACCTGCCTCTGGTTTTTGATAGTTCATACCAACTTGTTGTGTTGACGTTCTCCTCCGTAATGTATcctcatttgtgtgtgtgtgtgtgtgtgtgtgcgtgtgtgtgtgtgtgtgtgtgtgtgtgtgtgtgtgtgtgtgtgtgtgtgtgtgtgtgtgtgtgtgtgtgtgtgtgtgtgtgtgtgtgtttgtttttgtacatcCTAGCACTGTCGCAGGACAAGAGGACTGCTGGCTGCTGACTGAGACACTGATCCAGACAGCCACTCTTCAGCTGAAGGTGTGTCTCAACGTTCAGTGTCTGGCTCTGCACAGCTTCACTGACCTTCATCCAGGTAAACAACAACActtaaaacaacactttttcATCAAGTCTCAAGTACTGAAGCCTCACAAGTTTTGCATACTCTTGGTTCATTGTCCTCTGTCATGTTTGAAGTGATTTGTGCAGAATATCTGGTTGTACTTCTGTGAATTATGGGTATCACTGCTGTTTCATAATTTTCAGAAATACACTGATTGCTTCATAGTGGAAGCTTCCTTATATTCAAACGTGTTGCTAAggcttttaatcattttcattcagtATTTTGCTGATTGACCAAAAGAGGGCACCACAACTATGAACTATGTGTGTACAGTAAGATTCCAGTAAATGTTACTTGCCCCCTTTTTCTTGCTATAGTCTTTTGTCACACATTTTCTAGTGTTTTGCTCTCCAAGACTCATTTATTAGGAACAcgttttcaaaatgttttacatgtttttgtgaGAGTGATGATGAAACCAGCAAAATAATTGTACTTTTAAGATGAAGATGTCAACTTATTATGACATCTATCTTCTTAATATGACGAGTAAATATTTTAGACCCAGCATTATGGCACATTTTCAGATCAAAATGCAAACATATATGCAAAGCTGCTGTTATTATCATAATTTCTCACTAGAAACTTGCTGTTGCTTAGTATAAGACTCAGTAAGTATGTATTGGCTGCAGCTTTCCATgaggttttcttttatttgcgTGCAAGACCACAGTATAAGTTTTGCTCATTTATTCATGGTAATAGCAATGCTCAGTCACAGTGTATCAACACTTATCTGTGTTATGGCCGGATGTCTCATATCTCTATTAATTCAATGTTGATTGATTTTGTGACAGGTTTGTTCAACATTGGGAACAGACTGCTAGTAAGTATCGACCTGTTTCTGAAGATCAGGACCTGTATCAAACAGGGCCAAGCCCCCCCTCAGGCAGCCAGGACCGTACTAGACCACACCCCCAATCACCCTGGTAAACACTGGATTCAGCAACTGTGTTAGTTTaatgtctgtctttttgttttgaacattttgccatcttctttcttttgtgtcttCAATTCCTCCATCAGTCCACGCTCTGAGTCCAGAGGAGATGTCTCAAATTCAAGAGCTTCTCCTGAATGGCTACTGGGCCTTTGAATGTCTGACCGTGCGTGATTACAACGACATGATCTGCGGCATTTGCGGTGTTGCTCCCAAACTGGAGATTGCACAGCGATACACAAGCAACGTACTGGAGCTAAAGAATGTGGAGGTGAGAGATTAATGCaagaaaataagtattaaatTAAAGCCCAGAGTAGAGTCATGACAACATACTTAGAGAGACAGTATCATACAGTATGTCTTCCACATgtaaaacatacagaaaataaGTTTGTGAAGATGTTAGGTGTGTGTCTATATTCTCTGTAGTGACCTCTTCCCAAGCTTACACACATTGTATTCTGTCCCCAGTTTACCTGGCCTGAGGTTTCAGTCTCAGATGAGGTACATGTGGACGACTTCTGGCTGACCATGGAAAGTGAGGCTATCGAGCAAGCAACTTTCCCCACGGACATTCCCATCACACGAGTGGATGCTTCAATCATCGCTCCCTTCATTCCCCCGCTGATGAGGAGTCCCACTGTCATCAACACAGAGAAGGACAAGGTCCTGTCACTTACACAGCCGCCCTCAGGTAAACGATTCTTCTAAACCACTGCTGAATCTTTTACATGCGTTAATCCTGTGACTGTGAAATATTCAATAGCAAATGTGAAGTATATGTTTTGAAGTCTGAAAAAATGTGGCTTCATAAAGAATGAGATGGAAAAAGGACGATTCCATTCAGATGGATGCTATGTTTGTTATGAATAGATAATAGTATGATGATGCAAATGTCATGCAAagattcaatttttttgtatgtgaGTGATTCTTGTCAAGTTATTCTCCCATGCTGTTAGATTAACATTGTTTAATGATTTCTGTgagtaatattttttatatttaacaagtTGCTAATGTggaccataaaaaaacaaaacatattttaagatAATGGATCAACGTCTGTTTTAGGAGATCCATCAGTTTTGGTACGTCTCATTCATGATGGTCAGCTGAGACTCGACAAGATTGAAGATCACAATGAGGACGAGCTGAGAACAATACTGGACCGCTGCGGGGCGAGCATCACCCCAGACTCCACtaaggtgtgtgcgtgtgcgtgtgcgtgtgcgcgtgtgtgtgtgtgtgtgtgtgtgtgtgagacacagaAGAGATAATCAAATGTGTCATGCTCGtatgtttttgctgttgtatGTTACCTTGTGCAGTTCCCGTTAAAAACATTCTTGTCCACAACGAGCCGAATGCTCGGCCTGTGGTGTTTTGCTGCTTGCAGATTTCTCGAGAAACACTCATAAAAGCACCTTCACACTCAACACTCATCTATCTTTTGGTCCTTAGCAATACCCCTGGCTTTGTGGGTTTATTTTGCCAGCAGCAACGTTATGAGTGTTATAAATTAGAATGGCGGAGTGGCACTGTGCCTGTAGGCCATCTGCTAGTGCTTGTTGGCTCCAGGGAAGTAAAGAAAAGTTTAATTATAAAGTTATCCAGCAGACGAAATGAGCTGCATTCAATGAGATGCGGTCTTCCTGCTGAGCCTTGAAGCTCTGCTACCGCTGCTACACAGGTCcctgtttgcttttttattcaGAGTTTACTAATATTGAACATGTCGcttgtccaaattgcaccacaCTTTACAAAAAACTCCCATGGGTCCCtagtcagtcagacagtcagacagtcagacagtcagacagtcagacagacagtcagacagacagacagacagacagacagacagacacagaatCCTTGCTTTAGATGACTAGAAGTCATCATGTTGACTGTAAAATGCTAGCTAGAATACAAGTATAAATACACTAATCATGTGATAAGTTCTTGGCCTAAAGAACCGGAAAACCCCTCCCCTGCACCCTGGTGCTGGTAAAATTttatgtcttgctcaaggataTTTCAGCATGTTGTTTGCTTGCTTTGATGGTTGAAAGATGATTTCCTTCTTCCTTACTCTGTGAATGTGTTCATCTTATCTCTTGTTCCCCTGGTGAGCTTGCTTGAATAAAAGCCTCCTTTCTGTCTTAGAATGAGCTGCTTGCGTCACTGATCTCCTTGTACACACTCGTTCATGGTGGCCTCTCTACGGCCCCACAGCCCACTCCACACCTCACCGCCGGCAAGCTGTCCAAGGTCTGCCCCCacaaggtaataaaaaaaaagatatggtCCTGTTCAGACCTGGCATTGACATGCGTCTGGGTGAGCCGATCACGGGTGGACAGCTCCAGCTGCAAATGTGGTCAAAAGCAATCGGACCTCAAAGCATCCTCAATGTGTCTTAGTTAAATTGTCACCTGTACTTTGAGCTGCCAACCTACACATACTGCCAGGTCTGAACAGGGCCAAAGTCAGATAAGCAGAGAAAATTGAAACTCAGATGTCCCCTGTGTAATTTAAATGGTTTTCAGTCTTACTCATCCTTTTCTCTCCCATACCTGTCTCCAGGTGGTGTGCGGCTCTAAGTACTTGGTGAGAGGAGAGACGGCTCGTGACCACGTAGACCTGCTACTGTCCTCCCGCTACTGGCCCCCCGTCTATGTTAGTGACTGTGCCCGACAGGTGGCGCTCTGTGCTGACGTGCAGGTCCCAGAACAGGCAACCCAGATGTGGGGCAGGAACCAAGGCTGCTTCTCTGACCCTTTCGAAAAGCCAGAGGTGAGTGATTGATATTAAATCCATTTATCTATTGAGGAACTCCCGTGTGTGCTGGTTAGAACTCAAAAATAAGAGAATCACccaatctgttttattttaatgtaaaaacaggtatatttacatatatgaGTGAAGAGGGACTtaaaaatagactttttttctcaattgATTTTAGTGTAAAAATAGCCCAAAGTTTCTCTgtatttacaaacatttttttttcaagttttttcgAGTTATACCTGTTAATTCAGCTCAAGTAAAATCAGgtttcaattttgttttctgaattttTGTGCTTGGGTTTAGCCTTtaacatacagtaaaataaatcacagaataAGCCTGTAATAGAGTTTGTCTATTCATATCAGGAAGACTGTCTCATACTGTAtgcatatatttgtttatttgataaaGCCTCATACTGTGTTGCTGTCTTTAGTTTGTTTCATGTGCTGAGCTAGAGGAGCAGCCGTACAGCGCCGACCTGTCGTTGGTAGCAGAGAACCAGCAGGTCCACCCCATCACCAAATCATCTCGGTGCTGGCTGGTTCACCCTCCTGAAGCAGCCCAGGAGCCTCCTGCTCTTCCGTCAGAGCACCACTCAATGGTCCTCTGCAGAGATCTGGAGCCCTACGTCCAACTGATGGCTGagctggagaaagaggaggatgacGAGGTTGCAGAAAAGCAAGCTGAGGATGACTCCGCAGAGAGCTCGGAGGACTGTTACTCTGTTAGCGTAGCGCGGCGCCAACCTGTGGTTTTCAACAACACAGCTTATTACTACCTTTACAACCGTCTGGTAGATTTCCTCACCAGCAGAGACGTTGTGAGCCAGCAGATCAACCAGGTGGTAAAGGCCTGCCAACCGGGGGAGGTCGTGATCAGAGATGCTCTGTACCGACTGGGAGTGGCACAGATCAAcacggagagagaggaagatgaaggaagTGGTGTGGAGGGACAGACACAAGAGGTAGGGACAGAGACATATGAGGTTGTGCTTCCTGAATAGAAATGTTCAGGATGGACAATCAACATGCAGGCAGAGGGATGGCCTGAATGTAAAGATGGCTGCATGCAAAGACAGGAGTGCAGATTATAATAGAGACATGAGGAAAAATGAGGTGCCACGAGGAGAGAAGCAAGTGCTACCACAAAGAGCCAAGAATTTGGAAGCGACCCGGTGCTATCCACAATACAATGTTGGAAATGACTTTCTCTTAAACTAGCCTGCACAACAGCACAGTTAATTAGCTTTAGTGTGTTCCTGATGTGAGGAAATATGCCGAGAAGAATAATCAGTAGTatttactgtgaaaatactaaccaaaaaaaaaaagtacaggtTATAAGatcatatttttaaacatttcaaacttaACTAACAGTGAGTTTGAGAGTTAATTAAAGTCAAGATGATGGAGactgaatgtaaaaatgattatttcaaGTGACTACAGGAATGTAACAAtatcttgtgttttcttttaccGATAGGGTAATAGGGGAGTAAAAGGAAGTGGAAGTGTGTGTAAAGGGGATTTTTCCTGTGACTCAAATATTTGTAAACAGGATTTTAATAACTGTGGTAATTCAAAcctgaatgtatttattatttaaccatGAATATAGTACGttgtatttatttcccttttatgTCCAGAGacatttctgcttttatctCCGACCCCTGCCACTTGTTGTCTTTTGGACTGACGTTTCCTTTTGAGAAGTGAAGATAAATGTGTCGATTGTATTGAGTCATAATGTGGTGATGGACCTTGTggcctttgctttattttggaTTAAGTTTTCTTCTcgatgggttagggttaaggaCGCTTGCAATTGATAGTCCTAATTCCTGTCGACCAATCAACAGTCAGCCTTTTTAAGAATGAACTGAAGGTAATTAGAAGATCTGCCTGCATGAGGTGCTTTAGAGAGATAACTTTTTGTCACCAATGCTTTGCTtgacaattaaaatgaattctgGGATAACCAGACTTTCATGAAGCATTAAAGTTGGTCAGACTTAAAGTGTTTAATAGGGGACACCTGAAGACATCACAGCAGCCAAGTATATAATGTAGATAAAGAAAATAGTAGAAACATTTATTATCTTGTAAATGAAACTGCTGATTTTGCAGCCATGGTCAATTGCACTGTGGAAAAAATGATCACCTGTTGTAAAACCTGAGTCATTAAGATAATAGATAATAAGAAATAAGTGCCTGTTAAAGCATTACTCTAGCACATGGCATTTAGAATATGGAGGAGCAATGTTTCTGTGATTAAACAGTGATGAAGCTTCTCTGAACTGGGATTTTTCCACAAAACTGCCTTTATAACCCTTAGAAGTGGTGGACAGTGGAGAGATCCACATTTCATGTAGACTAAagcagaataaaagaaaacaacagtgaGGGTTTGCATCCATGCGTCTTCATCAAAACTACCCGCGAGACTAACTCATTTTCATGCCAGTCATGTGGTATGAAAAGAGTCTTCAAACGTCATCAAAGTCAAAGCCCCAAATTGTTTTAAGAGTAAGAGAGACTTttagtattttctttctttttttttaagcttggaCTTCCTGAataacccctttttttttttaacatcacaccgcttccaattttcttttttttcctcacgcAGGCTTGTCAGGATAGTAGATACAGTGGACTTCTGTATAAAGTGCTCATGGgacttttttgtattaaataacACGGGTGTTCTTTGTAGAATAATGTTTTGCATACAAAATCTGctttaaatatacagttttcGACAGGTCTTCTTAATTGCATTTTATATCAGTTAACAGTTAACAACccaaaaaaaccacacattttacagtttaaatcttcaattattttatagcagtgcaaaaaacaaaatgtttcaaagtATAACAAAAGGATTATTGAGGAGAAATCAACATAAAGCCCAGGAATATTTGTTCGTACTGTTGCTAATTAGATCATTGAAATGATGAGGACAAAATGCCACAGTTATTAGAAATACCTAATTCTGAGGCAACTGAAGGAATAGATAGAGGAGTGCACTGACAGAGCAACAACGGCACTGTGGAGATTATGATGCTTTACTCAAACTTTGTAATAGCTCAGTTTCTCGATAAACAACcggacaaagacaaaagaaagacaaaaaaggcaaagaaagtCTGGCAGCCCATAAATTGTCCAAAAGTGTTGGGCTactttaaaacagaaacatgattTTAACTGAACAACACAACGGAGAAAAAGCATTTAGACTTTCAGAAGTCTCAGTGGTGGGAGAAATACTTCCCTACAAAGATGTCGGAGTTGCAGTGCAGACACATGCTGTGGGAAATGTACCAGAGGAAATGCAGATTGGACATTCTCCAATAAAAAATGGGAAGTGAGGAGAGATAAACATAAAGGCAGCGCAGTTTCAGCTCAGTGAGgtacaacaaagaaaaacttgaAATATCTGGCACCACATCATAATCTCGTAgtatataaaaatgttacattctGAAGTTTAAATGATAAAGCTTCATTCAAAGCCTCTGCAGTTTTTCAGTGATTTAATTTCCAGCTTTTGCATTGATTGTCATatttgcaaacaaaaaacacacaacacatatatGACATATTGATGAACTACCATCTACTCAACAACATTCTAGTGAATATAAAGATAATTCTTGATTTAAAtcatgagatatatatatacattatcaGGCATCTCACTTGTGATTCATTCCGATGCAAGCACATCTGAAATGCCTGGAGCCACCCAAATCCTCAGCGTGTATCTCTCACGTAGCTTATATGTGATTCTAAAGTCTTCAAACAGCTGGCAGTGTAGGCTGACTGCTACATATAGACATCAGTGAAACATACATCCTAACACATCCTAAATCTACAGGAAATAAAGATTAAGTTGTGctacgcaaaaaaaaaaaggatttcacaTTGTCATGTAACATAGTTCGTCTGATCCATCAGGGATCCACAGATTTCCCAGCTCAGTTCAGTTGTATTCCCAGCTACTAAATCACACTGAGCACTGCTTAATTAATTAGATTGAAGTGGAACAATCACGTTGCCACCAACTGACAGCCGTTGTAAGTGTGTGACAAGAAATACAGCTATGACCAaagcacagagaggaaaacaacatgGTCATTCTTTGCCTTCTCCATGGTTGATTTGGAATGTTAAAACAGGGAAACACACTCGCTCTGTTTAGATGTTTAATAACTGTAAGGTGATCAGAGAATAAAACCTTACTTGTCTAGAGCACAAAGATGAGCAGTCACATAGTGTTTGTGACTGTTGGGTTGCTTCCTCTGAGAAAccatacatgcaaaaaaaaagtgatactGCTCACAAACATGACTGAAATCTCTACAAAGACATTCagtgaatgaaataataatatataattaggAACACTCAGAAGAAAGGTCGCACAAATTCTCCTTTGGATAACAGATTATACCTCAGATACATATCAGAAGGAGCGGCGTTTAGGACAAGGTACAGCTTTGGATACTTGTGCAGTTTGTTGacatgtttcctcctcttcctcctagACGTGGTAATTACTAGTCATGGTCTGCAAAGAAGGCAAGTCACATGCTTGCTGCAGCTGCTTGTCTATCTGGCGAGCAGGCACAGCAGGCAAAAAATAGCTGTGATGGCGACTCTGCGGTTGTCTGGCGGCTAGAACAAACTGTGGTACTCCGGCCACGAACTACAGCTGATCCCACTTTCTTGATGCTTGTTGATGATTAATTTACTGATTGATTGGCGGCTAGGGCTTTCAACAAAACTGGTAGTTATTGGTCTTCATCAGAGGCTGCTCCTCTTCCTGGTGGTCACAAGACTGGTCACAGGGGCCGTCGCAGCACTTGGGCTTGTCACACTCTTCACCCTCTGTGACTTGCTGCTGCAAATTCTGGTAGATTAGCTGTGGGGAGGCAGCAATGGGAGCGTGAGACTAGATCCAACAAAGCCAAATCTCAGCTTCATCTGAATATTATGGTGTGATAAAGGAACAAATTAttgcataaaaataataataattgtgcaTATCTCCCTTTGGAACAGCACATAATgatatcacaaaataaaaaatagtttcGGCTAAATCGGTTGTTTCTGAGGGacaattgaatttaaaataatacgTTTCCTGACGACATTTTGGCCGTAGTGTGAcatgttttgtcacatttatagtttttttcgCAAAGCTGAACTCTGCGTCACAATAACTCACTTTTTCCTGCTCAGGTTGTTCCCCGAGTAGTCTTTCTATCATCTGACTGATCTTGCTAAACGTCGGACGCTCTGTTGGCTCCAGATTCCAGCACATCTTCATGATCATGTAGctgaaaacaaaagtcaaaacaGATTTCAGAGGAGTTGATGGTACACATTTTAAAGGGGGGTTTGAAACTCAAACTGTGTACTgttcaaataaagaaaactgtATAACACCAAATTAGACAAAAAGGAGAGGCTTATGGAGGTGGTGACGCAGTTGGATAAGAGACTCGTTCATAAGCACCCCTGCCCCTCCAGTCTCATTTTGCTGCCATGAAATAGCAGTTACATGGCTTCCTAGCTTTGAGATCATGTGGCTAACAGGCAGAACTGAGGCCTGACACACAGCAGAACAACAGATGATTAGGCCCTGACTCAGATTCAGTCGCCTCTGTTTCCCCAATTATTCCGGGTGGTGTGACAGCCACGGCCAAATCAGCACACACAGATATAAGGGCCCTCTGAGATATTGGGAAAAACactctctttattttctcattattgCTTTTTAAGTCTGGACTTTAGGCTTGTTATGTTTTGGGGTTAGGAGATAACCCGAAGCAAGTAAATAATAGGAATAATGAAAGTACTTCATGAGGTTACCTCATGTGTCAGTTATTTCACATGTTTGAGCAGAAGACTGGCAAAGAAATAAGGGATCTTTGTTCTGTCGTGATCAACATTTGTGAAGCACGCAACTTGAACTTTTCAATGTTGAAGTCAACTTGGGATCAACA contains:
- the hmgxb3 gene encoding HMG domain-containing protein 3, translating into MEKVEMYEVVKVTEEVESYYSQMEVTIPKKRKSKTQEDSVEKPKKPRSAYLLYYFDVHQIMQKEIPNLPQSEINKRISESWKRLSVAEKGYYLEKAKSEKEGIDTMSLSPSKDLPGFRKILPRASYFLLSKGCSSNQQLGGSQSEVSVESLDSPVEGGLASVSLPQEPQFTPLGLDGEVELSEQPIVVDDIAEETEVASNPTDPQGMPRCSSSSVPCKAPASTDAHVSQGSGHLTANGVTLKGIETGVAGSGYGGAMVQQIQGETTHVVAIVPTQNLLEPKSLSGVSSVGPMMMVSVGASTEQSAKSSYKMAVKTYTRRGRGRCLNPGCSFVYVTRHKPPKCPECGNHLGGKWIPAAKKTQEKEPAPKQLPQKAETKTNENCQATPPSAQEGNADVSETSASGSKKVGQVQRRSRKQPAVPADKPPEGSSTKEQEKTKQMKEILQSTTVQGQDRSNAAVQKRPVRPILPAYYNTGRALFQIITVPPDKGKFQSANNNKSSTAPRESLTGLKPSTLKQLGQAVQTTAAKQDSSVPADGGQPVCSLVDKGVNIVSFVPFKQHTVSSFDLGLSTARGRGRCKNPSCDYMYKNRHKPAVCPKCGCELTQRNAKGTKSETLLDPYQALSPAQKEIQRQNTLQLLHRSLQIPESETELQETLTLIQELNSLQIVLVQPCGQEHDDNMETETLVESGWPQFYESAATHCGLCNYPLFKGGQSTVAGQEDCWLLTETLIQTATLQLKVCLNVQCLALHSFTDLHPGLFNIGNRLLVSIDLFLKIRTCIKQGQAPPQAARTVLDHTPNHPVHALSPEEMSQIQELLLNGYWAFECLTVRDYNDMICGICGVAPKLEIAQRYTSNVLELKNVEFTWPEVSVSDEVHVDDFWLTMESEAIEQATFPTDIPITRVDASIIAPFIPPLMRSPTVINTEKDKVLSLTQPPSGDPSVLVRLIHDGQLRLDKIEDHNEDELRTILDRCGASITPDSTKNELLASLISLYTLVHGGLSTAPQPTPHLTAGKLSKVCPHKVVCGSKYLVRGETARDHVDLLLSSRYWPPVYVSDCARQVALCADVQVPEQATQMWGRNQGCFSDPFEKPEFVSCAELEEQPYSADLSLVAENQQVHPITKSSRCWLVHPPEAAQEPPALPSEHHSMVLCRDLEPYVQLMAELEKEEDDEVAEKQAEDDSAESSEDCYSVSVARRQPVVFNNTAYYYLYNRLVDFLTSRDVVSQQINQVVKACQPGEVVIRDALYRLGVAQINTEREEDEGSGVEGQTQEVGTETYEVVLPE